The Thalassoglobus sp. JC818 genome includes a region encoding these proteins:
- the rpoD gene encoding RNA polymerase sigma factor RpoD, producing the protein MYRIDESLRQLTELGQVQGYLTFSQVNEYLPDDDLTPDKIDALLLSLEDLGLEIRDETKPQKAAAPPKSTRRTKKTTRRTTPVKTQRKQTVNVTGLEGETGGGRMIDDPVRMYLSQMGEIPLLTRQEEIDLAKKIEFTRKRFRRALLECHYVSVEAYETLLRVESGELPFDRTIKISLTECTVKDQVLGRLPHNLKTIHRLVQQNEETFSQLLDETTPQPVRSSISSRLEQSRRKVATLLEEVSLRTQRLQPLVKRLEQIALRMRNLEKEIQRLDGDRTRKEVRSNLQQELRDLMRLTHETPQSLSDRVVEINARYADYDRAMRDLSAGNLRLVVSIAKKYRNRGLSFLDLIQEGNTGLMRAVDKYEYRRGYKFSTYATWWIRQAITRAIADQARTIRIPVHMIETMSRLRRISKSLVQELGREPTVEEVAQAAEVDVEEARRVLKMAKPLVSLDKPVGEGEENIFGEFIEDRNGHSPVSVAAQEMLKDQIDQVLKTLTYREREIIKLRYGLGDGYTYTLEEVGRIFKVTRERVRQIEAKAVRKLQHPARSKQLHGFLERLALTTGG; encoded by the coding sequence ATGTATCGAATTGACGAGAGCCTTCGCCAGTTGACCGAATTGGGACAGGTCCAGGGATATCTCACCTTCTCACAGGTGAACGAATATCTTCCGGACGATGATCTCACTCCGGACAAAATCGATGCTTTGCTATTGTCACTGGAAGACCTTGGGCTCGAAATCCGTGATGAGACGAAGCCTCAAAAGGCAGCTGCTCCTCCGAAATCGACGCGCCGCACGAAGAAGACAACTCGCCGCACTACGCCCGTGAAAACCCAACGCAAGCAGACGGTTAACGTGACCGGGCTTGAAGGCGAAACCGGTGGCGGACGGATGATCGACGACCCAGTGAGAATGTACCTCTCACAGATGGGGGAAATTCCACTGCTGACGAGGCAGGAGGAAATTGATCTCGCGAAGAAAATCGAGTTCACTCGAAAACGCTTCCGCCGCGCCCTGTTGGAATGTCACTACGTTTCCGTCGAAGCTTATGAGACGTTATTGCGTGTGGAATCGGGTGAGCTTCCTTTCGACCGCACCATCAAGATTTCTTTGACAGAGTGTACCGTCAAAGATCAGGTGCTGGGGCGTCTGCCGCACAATCTGAAAACCATTCATCGGTTGGTTCAGCAGAACGAGGAAACGTTCTCTCAGCTGCTCGATGAAACAACTCCCCAACCAGTCAGATCGTCCATCTCTTCTCGTTTAGAGCAAAGCCGACGAAAGGTCGCGACGCTTCTCGAGGAAGTCAGTCTCCGCACGCAACGACTTCAGCCACTCGTCAAACGGCTCGAACAAATCGCGCTTCGGATGCGGAATCTCGAAAAAGAAATCCAGCGTCTCGACGGAGATCGGACCCGCAAGGAAGTTCGGTCCAACCTTCAGCAGGAACTTCGGGACCTGATGAGGCTCACTCACGAAACACCGCAATCCCTGTCGGATCGCGTCGTGGAAATCAACGCTCGCTATGCCGATTACGATCGAGCGATGCGAGATCTTTCCGCCGGAAACCTGCGGTTGGTGGTCTCGATTGCGAAGAAGTACCGCAACCGCGGGCTCAGCTTCCTCGACCTGATTCAAGAAGGGAACACAGGCTTGATGCGAGCGGTCGACAAGTATGAGTACCGTCGCGGCTACAAGTTCTCAACTTACGCCACATGGTGGATTCGACAAGCTATCACGCGAGCAATTGCCGATCAGGCGCGGACCATTCGAATCCCTGTTCACATGATTGAGACGATGTCGCGATTGCGACGCATCAGTAAATCACTGGTTCAGGAATTGGGCCGGGAACCAACCGTTGAAGAAGTCGCCCAAGCTGCTGAGGTTGATGTCGAAGAAGCTCGCAGAGTCCTGAAAATGGCGAAGCCTCTAGTCAGCCTCGACAAGCCTGTCGGTGAAGGCGAAGAAAACATCTTTGGTGAATTCATTGAAGATCGAAACGGTCACAGCCCAGTTAGTGTCGCTGCACAAGAGATGCTCAAAGACCAGATCGATCAGGTCTTGAAAACGCTCACCTACCGTGAACGTGAAATCATCAAACTCCGCTACGGTTTGGGCGACGGGTACACCTACACACTCGAAGAAGTCGGTCGAATTTTCAAAGTGACTCGTGAACGCGTACGACAGATCGAAGCGAAAGCAGTGAGGAAACTGCAGCATCCCGCTCGGTCAAAACAGCTTCACGGTTTCCTGGAACGACTCGCATTGACCACCGGCGGATAA